The segment ACGTCAACCGCACTACGTCGCTGAATGTCGCGCCCGCACCCGCCAATCCGATGGCGGTGTTTCTCAGCGCCTGTGCAACCTGACCCGCAAGGTCGCCAGGGGCCACCGGGGCACCGTCGACGAGGCGTGCGATCTGACCGCTGACGTGTACGTGGCGCGTTCCGGTACCTACGGCGACATGGTGGTACGGCACGTGCTGAGTCATGCCTTCCGGACTGGAATAGATGACGGACATCGACTTCTCCTCGGTGGTTGCGGCTAGGTATAACATTGATACCTGGTAGACGAAAGTCACTTCAAGGAGACGTGGTTTCATGACCGATACCTCGGCCGCGCAGGACGAACTCACCATCAGCGCACCCCACCGCGAGCTGCTCGATCAGGTACTCGACAAATGGTCGCTGGCCGTACTCAACGAACTCTGCGAACAACCCTCCCGCTTCAACGAACTGCGTCGCGCGATCCCGAACGTGACACAGAAATCGCTCACCGCGACATTGCGCAAGCTCGAACGAAACGGAATTGTCGAACGGGTCCTGCTCAGTTCGCGTCCCGTCGCCGTCGAGTACCGAATCACGCGACTGGGGAAGACGCTTCGGACGCCGATCGACGTGATCT is part of the Rhodococcus sp. SBT000017 genome and harbors:
- a CDS encoding RidA family protein, whose translation is MSVIYSSPEGMTQHVPYHHVAVGTGTRHVHVSGQIARLVDGAPVAPGDLAGQVAQALRNTAIGLAGAGATFSDVVRLTFYVTHWAPEKIAEFMAGVEQVAVEIGIPTPMPPASLIGVDYLFEPDVLVEVEATAILD
- a CDS encoding helix-turn-helix domain-containing protein; its protein translation is MTDTSAAQDELTISAPHRELLDQVLDKWSLAVLNELCEQPSRFNELRRAIPNVTQKSLTATLRKLERNGIVERVLLSSRPVAVEYRITRLGKTLRTPIDVILQWATDHMPEIERARADFDLL